A region from the Brassica napus cultivar Da-Ae chromosome C8, Da-Ae, whole genome shotgun sequence genome encodes:
- the LOC106430344 gene encoding uncharacterized protein LOC106430344 isoform X1 → MDYDDSDFQNHNLHLAGEANTKFPPVSLPRFDFDERFDSLVETEGFLGIEGNEDSNWIEDFSRGSSGVVFSSAATESCAISRHTNVWSEATSSESVEMLLNSVGQEDQVIVREKDNSIKTSDELGCTMDQLEPGQTNLETILSKEETPINPSVDDTPGDSSSVCKTDAGQEQVPLKDDSPTLVQEESEDNAILASNTAAVPVEVVDTACHDKIGTETTDSLLDQTVAENNAVLAHVSSAGLDSIGTETTDSVHNQTVTEEASMEENSVVLPSDTGTVEAVDTGGHGKIRTETTYSLLDQTQDEANTESRMEIDCSHGTVQTGVSASGELNNQTTLLPEVFNDENDISDHTAKSDLKDMELSDVTVLERGDQALSALEVAEPDVSGTQCQDLPVSSANTSATVEASLELTGVLPNITSSEHESTFQTETHTEILRVETSESVNVSQMDSMVECTDGDVSNKGDNKEGSARISYLKQSMELAVNANDRDQDAKSSQVLSESFVSESVRYVSRDSASKLLESNSQSDTIPKENPGTMIDIKECKAFPLKPEESQHLSQDGASAVSLTSSVDLHMVTTSSEANEQVNFSVTEKVLSGEPENCQTVSPVEASNSGIHIAQQPSKHTEDTQQSTQFFDGCPTSEGAKDAVDADAAGQVLPQQCEETILEKNLTEVVDVPETRSILDKDALNENPKASSLANLRSEAVADCQEEDKTAASGRIMTSATSVSYPADPDAKSSQVLSESVVSESVGYVIRDSASKLVESNSQSDTIPIDKSGTMIDGKECEAFPLKPEESQHLSQDGAPAVSLTSSVDLHMVTTSSEANEQVNFSVTGKVSSAEPENCQTVPPVEASNSGGPIVQQPRKQTEDTHQSTQFVEGCPASEGPKDAVDADAAGQVLPQQCEGRILEENLAEVVNVPEFQSVLDNDAINENPSASPLAMTAAGGIMTAATPVSHPTDSWNKRMCTHRKHIPVLADIAGGVIEIGVSCASTSSEPFVKSHVAGTENAATNLGSPVISSPARKMTELQLNKTEDQNTLSLMATESPVLNRNPTFSSGLNLTSDPRKAVEISETTLVSPIVVGSPSKSSLEKTAAKSSKRKSERKPRRTPKSAGKETSRKGNSVKGAAPFQHFQSAGKANAVNQNSGSSTQITHSTEKQQSLQTPVLNSFGTLSAPTTSLPDMNSTAPSSIFRRPFTDSQQVQLRAQIFVYGGLIQGTAPDEAYMISAFGGADGGRGTWEKAWRACAVRAQRMRVSSPETPLQSRAGKTETPSMSHTSSKASSATKPIIPLSSPLWSLSTPLETLQSRSIQRGSAAAPLPSSSHAHQAASVTNIGHNTAWMSPLPYPNPWLASPQTSGFDVGSRFPVFPITESVKLTPTKESSLPYSGGKHVLSGTSGNIFKGTQTLEPASTVVAPAQHSTGTKSRKRKKMPVSVESDPSILNSLQQTEVVVSPLVSISTPVPITAAPGSLTSNAGTLPSVDSISAVPMNLVSTFPGKKMKSSLQSPIFGGNLVSEVKQRSVLPADTIDKLNEAKMHAEDASALATAAVSHSEYVWKQIEQQRHAGLQPETQGRLASAAVAIAAAAAVAKAAAAAANVAANAAFQAKLMAEEASLPSVSYQGNELHKSNDVLTQGQGTPASVLKGEGAVVSSSPFLSAAREAAKKRVEAATAATKRAENVESIVKAAELASEAVSQAGILVSMGHPPSLNKLVEVGPSNYWRQAQESEKVQPCKVGVLEKETETTSDRGFASPSTAHTELDGSARTADGLGLGLGLGLGLVSATGKKTNGQKGHISADVAKHTAGVFEPEVGSKSSIDTQTESEQIMRKANDECIKEGSHVEVFKEGPELRTAWYSANVLSLEDGKAYVLFSDLSVEQGTDKLKEWVALKGEGDEAPKIRTARSITALPYEGTRKRRRAAIGDPVWKLGDRVDSWVHDSWLEGVITEKNKNDENTVTVHFPAQGETLTIKAWNLRPSLVWKDGRWIECSTSGESISSSHEGDTPKEKRPRLGAPAPVAEGKDTKMETAVDPDLGKPPQTGVLDLGVSETTFNIGRKEGNPGPLRMKRTGLQTQGAKVIYGVPKPGKTRKFMDVSKHYVSEASNQTRKQKEPAKAVKPIVPQNPGPGSWRLPSKPREKQTTTTTKPKTFKPAPKTKEKPVAAPRIIPRKDSRNTTSLNMESEDAVGQSGENKGPASTSRDPAKGTGEEQITSSSQGQDSSSSTTTGKGKVAPTAGRLPKIEEAKALDDNSSKASDGMEPRRSVRRIQPTSRLLEGLQTSMMTSKIPSMSHSRSHQSQRKQ, encoded by the exons ATGGATTATGATGACAGTGACTTTCAAAACCACAATCTCCATTTAGCTGGTGAAGCTAACACTAAGTTTCCTCCGGTGTCTCTTCCAAGGTTTGATTTTGACGAGAGGTTTGATAGTTTAGTCGAAACTGAGGGTTTTCTTGGTATTGAGGGTAACGAAGATAGTAACTGGATTGAGGATTTCTCTCGTGGAAGTAGTGGTGTAGTGTTTAGCTCAGCTGCAACAGAGTCTTGTGCCATTTCTAGGCATACTAATGTTTGGTCTGAGGCTACTTCGTCAGAATCCGTTGAAATGCTTTTGAATTCAGTTGGACAGGAGGACCAAGTCATTgtaagagagaaagataatTCTATCAAGACTTCGGATGAGCTAGGCTGCACAATGGATCAATTGGAGCCTGGTCAGACAAACCTTGAGACTATTCTTTCCAAAGAGGAAACTCCCATCAACCCTTCTGTGGATGATACTCCAGGAGACTCCTCCTCTGTGTGCAAGACAGATGCTGGACAGGAACAGGTCCCGCTGAAAGATGACTCACCAACTCTTGTGCAGGAGGAGTCGGAAGATAATGCCATTTTGGCTTCAAATACAGCGGCTGTGCCTGTAGAGGTTGTGGATACTGCTTGTCATGATAAGATAGGGACTGAGACAACGGATAGTCTTCTTGACCAAACCGTTGCGGAAAATAATGCAGTTTTAGCTCATGTGAGTTCTGCTGGTCTTGATTCGATAGGAACTGAGACGACTGACAGTGTTCATAACCAAACCGTTACGGAAGAGGCATCCATGGAGGAAAACAGTGTCGTTTTACCTTCAGATACCGGGACTGTAGAGGCTGTGGATACTGGTGGTCATGGTAAGATAAGAACTGAGACTACTTATAGTCTTCTTGACCAAACACAAGACGAAGCCAACACAGAATCAAGGATGGAAATTGATTGTAGCCACGGAACTGTACAGACTGGGGTTTCTGCTAGTGGTGAGTTGAATAATCAGACCACTTTGCTTCCAGAGGTTTTCAATGATGAAAATGATATCAGCGACCACACTGCTAAGTCTGATTTGAAGGATATGGAGCTATCTGATGTCACGGTACTAGAAAGAGGGGACCAAGCTCTCTCTGCTCTTGAGGTAGCTGAACCAGACGTTTCAGGGACCCAATGCCAAGATCTTCCTGTCAGCAGTGCGAATACCAGCGCAACTGTTGAAGCATCTTTGGAACTCACTGGGGTATTACCAAATATAACAAGCAGTGAACATGAATCTACTTTTCAGACTGAGACACATACAGAGATACTTCGAGTTGAGACTTCAGAAAGTGTTAATGTTTCACAAATGGACTCAATGGTTGAATGCACAGATGGTGATGTGTCTAATAAGGGTGACAATAAGGAAGGTAGTGCTCGCATATCTTATCTCAAACAAAGCATGGAATTAGCTGTCAATGCCAATGATAGAGATCAGGATGCCAAGAGCTCTCAAGTCTTATCTGAAAGCTTTGTATCCGAGTCTGTTCGTTATGTTTCAAGAGACTCTGCATCCAAGCTGTTGGAGTCAAATTCTCAGTCTGACACCATTCCAAAAGAAAATCCAG GGACTATGATTGACATTAAAGAATGTAAAGCCTTTCCTCTCAAACCTGAAGAATCGCAACATCTAAGCCAAGATGGAGCTTCTGCTGTCAGTCTTACATCTTCAGTAGATTTACATATGGTGACTACATCATCTGAGGCTAATGAGCAAGTCAATTTCTCTGTAACCGAGAAGGTTTTATCTGGCGAACCTGAAAATTGCCAAACTGTTTCACCTGTGGAAGCAAGTAATTCCGGGATTCATATTGCACAACAACCTAGCAAGCATACTGAAGATACTCAGCAAAGTACACAATTTTTCGATGGTTGTCCTACCTCTGAAGGGGCAAAGGATGCAGTAGATGCTGATGCCGCTGGACAAGTTTTGCCTCAGCAGTGCGAGGAaacaattttagaaaaaaatctaacagaAGTTGTAGACGTCCCtg AGACTCGGTCAATTCTGGACAAGGATGCCTTAAATGAAAACCCTAAAGCTAGCTCCTTGGCTAATCTTCGGAGTGAAGCTGTGGCAGATTGCCAGGAAGAGGATAAGACTGCTGCATCCGGTAGGATTATGACATCTGCGACTTCTGTTTCATACCCCGCTG ATCCGGATGCCAAGAGCTCTCAAGTCTTATCTGAAAGCGTTGTGTCTGAGTCTGTTGGTTATGTTATAAGAGACTCCGCATCCAAGCTGGTGGAGTCAAATTCTCAGTCTGACACCATTCCAATAGACAAATCAG GGACAATGATTGACGGTAAAGAATGTGAAGCATTTCCTCTCAAACCTGAAGAATCGCAACATCTAAGCCAAGATGGAGCACCTGCTGTCAGTCTTACATCTTCAGTAGATTTACATATGGTGACCACATCATCTGAGGCTAATGAGCAAGTCAATTTCTCTGTAACCGGGAAGGTTTCATCTGCCGAACCTGAAAATTGTCAAACTGTTCCACCCGTGGAAGCAAGTAATTCAGGGGGTCCTATTGTACAACAACCTAGGAAGCAGACTGAAGATACTCACCAAAGTACACAATTTGTCGAAGGCTGTCCTGCCTCTGAAGGGCCAAAGGATGCAGTAGATGCTGATGCCGCTGGACAAGTTTTGCCTCAGCAGTGTGAGGGAAGAATTTTAGAAGAAAATCTAGCAGAAGTTGTAAACGTCCctg AGTTTCAGTCAGTTCTGGACAACGATGCCATAAATGAAAACCCTAGCGCTAGCCCCTTGGCTATGACTGCTGCCGGTGGGATTATGACAGCTGCGACTCCTGTTTCACACCCCACAG ATTCGTGGAATAAAAGGATGTGCACTCATCGAAAACATATACCTGTCCTTGCGGATATTGCAGGTGGTGTAATTGAAATAGGAGTGTCCTGTGCTTCTACAAGTTCTGAGCCTTTTGTAAAGTCCCATGTTGCTGGAACTGAAAACGCTGCTACAAATTTAGGGTCTCCTGTCATTTCTTCCCCAGCTCGTAAGATGACCGAACTACAACTTAATAAGACAGAGGATCAGAATACTTTGAGTTTGATGGCTACCGAATCTCCGGTCTTGAATAGAAACCCGACCTTCAGCAGTGGGCTGAACTTGACTTCCGATCCAAGGAAAGCAGTGGAAATTTCCGAAACTACCCTTGTCTCTCCG ATAGTGGTGGGATCTCCGTCTAAATCTAGCTTAGAGAAAACAGCTGCGAAGTCTTCGAAAAGAAAATCTGAGCGTAAACCCAGGCGAACACCTAAATCTGCAGGAAAAGAGACTTCTAGAAAAGGAAATAGTGTAAAGGGGGCTGCACCTTTTCAACATTTTCAAAGTGCAGGCAAAGCAAATGCTGTTAATCAGAATTCTGGTTCTTCTACTCAAATCACACACTCTACTGAGAAACAGCAAAGTCTTCAGACTCCTGTTCTTAATTCGTTTGGTACCCTTTCAGCCCCCACGACTAGTCTACCGGATATGAATTCGACTGCTCCCTCAAGCATTTTTCGTCGACCTTTCACTGACTCGCAACAAGTGCAACTACGTGCACAGATTTTTGTTTACGGTGGTCTGAT CCAAGGGACAGCACCCGATGAAGCGTATATGATATCTGCATTTGGTGGTGCAG ATGGTGGGAGAGGCACTTGGGAGAAAGCATGGCGTGCTTGTGCTGTAAGGGCTCAGAGAATGCGTGTTTCTAGTCCTGAAACGCCATTGCAATCACGTGCAG GGAAGACAGAGACCCCGTCAATGAGTCACACCAGTAGCAAAGCGAGTTCAGCGACGAAACCCATAATTCCACTCTCATCACCTTTATGGAGTTTGTCAACTCCCCTCGAAACTTTACAATCAAGAAGCATTCAGAGAGGTTCAGCTGCTGCACCACTGCCTTCTTCATCACATGCTCATCAAGCTGCATCGGTTACGAATATTGGACATAATACGGCTTGGATGTCCCCTCTCCCTTACCCCAACCCGTGGCTTGCTTCTCCGCAGACCAGTGGGTTCGATGTTGGTTCTCGTTTCCCCGTTTTCCCGATCACCGAATCTGTAAAATTGACACCCACAAAAGAATCGTCCTTGCCTTACTCTGGCGGTAAGCATGTTCTGAGTGGAACTTCTGGCAATATTTTCAAAGGGACACAAACACTTGAGCCAGCCAGTACAGTTGTAGCACCTGCTCAACACTCCACTGGGACGAAATCAAGGAAACGGAAGAAAATGCCAGTCTCTGTGGAGTCTGATCCAAGCATTTTGAATTCGCTACAGCAGACAGAAGTAGTTGTCTCACCTCTTGTTTCTATATCAACACCTGTACCTATTACAGCTGCTCCGGGTAGTCTGACTTCTAACGCAGGCACCCTGCCCAGTGTTGATTCCATCTCTGCAGTCCCTATGAACCTGGTATCTACGTTCCCTggaaagaaaatgaaatcatcTTTGCAATCCCCAATTTTTGGTGGTAACCTTGTATCTGAAGTTAAGCAGAGATCTGTGTTACCGGCAGATACCATTGATAAGCTTAATGAGGCTAAGATGCATGCAGAGGATGCTTCTGCTCTCGCTACTGCAGCCGTTAGTCACAGCGAATACGTATGGAAGCAGATAGAGCAACAGAGGCATGCTGGCCTCCAGCCAGAAACTCAAGGCAGATTAGCTTCCGCTGCTGTTGCCATAGCTGCTGCCGCTGCAGTGGCAAAGGCTGCAGCTGCCGCCGCCAATGTCGCAGCTAATGCGGCATTTCAGGCAAAATTAATGGCTGAAGAAGCATCCCTTCCTAGTGTTTCTTATCAGGGTAATGAACTCCACAAGTCAAATGATGTACTAACTCAAGGCCAGGGTACCCCTGCTTCTGTCTTGAAGGGTGAAGGTGCAGTGGTCAGCTCCAGTCCGTTCCTTAGTGCTGCCAGAGAGGCGGCTAAGAAGAGGGTCGAGGCTGCCACAGCGGCCACCAAACGAGCTGAAAATGTGGAGTCCATTGTTAAGGCAGCAGAACTGGCATCAGAGGCGGTTTCACAAGCTGGAATACTTGTTTCAATGGGTCATCCTCCGTCGCTCAATAAGCTGGTGGAGGTGGGTCCAAGTAATTATTGGAGGCAGGCTCAAGAATCTGAGAAAGTGCAGCCTTGTAAAGTGGGTGTATTAGAAAAAGAAACTGAGACTACTAGTGATAGAGGTTTTGCTAGTCCCAGCACTGCGCATACTGAGTTGGATGGCTCCGCGAGAACAGCTGATGGTCTAGGTCTAGGTCTAGGTCTAGGTCTAGGTCTAGTTTCTGCCACTGGAAAGAAAACAAATGGACAGAAAGGTCATATAAGTGCAGACGTGGCTAAACACACTGCTGGAGTTTTCGAGCCAGAAGTTGGGTCAAAATCTTCGATTGACACCCAGACTGAAAGTGAGCAGATTATGAGAAAAGCAAACGACGAGTGCATCAAGGAAGGTTCTCATGTAGAG GTTTTCAAGGAAGGACCTGAATTAAGAACCGCATGGTACTCTGCCAATGTATTGAGCTTAGAGGATGGGAAAGCTTATGTGCTGTTCAGTGACCTTTCTGTAGAACAAG GAACAGATAAGCTGAAGGAGTGGGTAGCCCTCAAAGGTGAAGGTGATGAGGCCCCGAAAATAAGAACTGCTCGTTCTATTACTGCCCTGCCATATGAAGGAACCAGGAAGAGGCGCAGAGCTGCCATTGGGGATCCTGTTTGGAAACTTGGAGATAGGGTAGACTCGTGGGTTCATGACAG TTGGTTGGAGGGTGTTATCACGGAGAAGAACAAAAATGATGAAAATACAGTGACTGTGCATTTTCCAG CACAAGGAGAGACTTTGACTATCAAAGCTTGGAATCTTCGTCCTTCTCTTGTATGGAAAGATGGAAGGTGGATTGAATGTTCTACTTCAGGAGAAAGCATCAGCTCGTCACATGAG GGTGATACTCCAAAGGAGAAGCGTCCTAGACTAGGAGCTCCAGCTCCTGTGGCTGAAGGAAAAGACACGAAAATGGAAACTGCCGTTGATCCGGATTTAGGCAAACCGCCTCAGACTGGTGTTCTTGACCTCGGTGTTTCAGAGACTACATTTAACATCGGGAGAAAGGAGGGCAATCCTGGTCCACTCCGAATGAAGAGAACCGGTTTGCAAACGCAGGGAGCAAAAGTGATCTATGGTGTCCCTAAACCTGGAAAGACAAGGAAGTTCATGGACGTGAGCAAACATTACGTTTCAGAGGCGAGCAATCAAACTCGGAAACAGAAGGAACCAGCTAAGGCTGTGAAACCAATTGTGCCCCAAAATCCAGGACCAGGGAGCTGGAGATTGCCTTCTAAACCGAGAGAAAAacagacaacaacaacaacgaagCCCAAGACTTTCAAACCTGCGCCCAAGACCAAAGAGAAGCCGGTTGCTGCACCTAGGATAATTCCCCGCAAGGACTCTCGTAATACAACATCCTTAAATATGGAATCTGAAGATGCCGTTGGTCAGAGTGGAGAGAACAAAGGTCCTGCATCAACTTCCAGGGATCCAGCCAAGGGAACAGGGGAAGAGCAAATCACATCATCTTCACAAGGCCAAGATAGTTCCTCCTCGACCACTACTGGGAAAGGGAAAGTGGCTCCTACTGCAGGGAGGTTACCCAAGATTGAAGAGGCCAAGGCGTTGGATGATAATTCTTCAAAAGCATCAGATGGAATGGAACCACGTAGGTCTGTCCGCAGGATTCAGCCAACTTCTAGA CTACTTGAAGGTCTGCAAACATCCATGATGACCTCAAAGATTCCTTCCATGTCACACAGCAGAAGTCACCAAAGTCAAAGGAAACAGTAA